A region of the Thamnophis elegans isolate rThaEle1 chromosome 1, rThaEle1.pri, whole genome shotgun sequence genome:
TCATTTGGAAATTATAACTGGTCCAGAGTGCAGCGGAACACAAAATTCTTGGCACCCCAGAGTTCTCCCACATTGTGTCATTGCTATGTGAGACCCACtgccttccattttctttctggCTGTCATTCAAGATTATCACCTATAAAATCACCATTTTCAAAGAGAAAAGAATCAGGAATTatggaatgaacttaaagaagttGTAAAGAATGAAGgtcaaaaatgaaaaacaataagAAGAAAGCAAACAAAAGGTCAGAACAAACTGCAGAAATTGAcaagaaacaaaaagagaagacaagaaaaacaagaatCTCAGAAAGGAATTAAACAAAAATTTCAGAGACCTGTTAGAAGAGACAAAAAATAGTATAACAACAGCTTCTATGAAGATACAGAAGATGGAAaaataagatttcaaaacatcacTGAACTCGAAAGGAGGATTCATATCAAACTGTTATGCTAAAGTATACCAGTGAACAGACAATAACTGATTTAAAGGAGTACACTGAAATATCCTACAGGAGACATGCCAACACCTGAGATAccttagaacagtggtctccaaccttggcaactttaagacttatggacttcaactcccagagttcctcagccagcaaagcaaagccacaggtcttaaagttgccaaagttggagaccactgccttagaaGATAGTCTTTACTTACAAAAATCCCAAGAAGATAAAGTTAGATCAGCCCTTTTGACATTGCTTAGTGACCAGGCACCTGGAACTGATGGAATATGAATAGAAATATGGCAAGGAACTGAAGAAGAATCAATAAAGGTTTAATCATAGTGTGCCAACAAATCTAGAAAACAATAGTGGTCAACTAATTTAAATAATCAATCTACATTCCAATACCAAAAAAGGGGGAATTAGCAGAATATGCAAACTAACATACTATGTCCTTAATTTCAGATGTAGTAAAATAGTGCTTAAGAACTGTCAACATTCCCGGAAAGACCAGTCATAgaataacatagaataacagggttggaagggaccttggaggtcttgtaatcCAATCTCTTGCTCAAGCTCTTCttcctgtaccattccagacaaatgattgtccaatctcttcttgaatacCTCCAGTGAatgagcactcacaacttccagAGATAAgtcattctattgattaattgttcttactatgaggaaatttctccttaattctagtttGAACCTCCTTtaatgagcttccacccattcttgtcctgccctcaggtactttcgagaataggttgactcccctctcctctgtgacagctcctcaaGTACCAGGAGACTATCATGTCACTCCGGtcattctctttgttagactagacatacctagttcccacAACAGTTCATCATATGGCTTAGCCTCCAAACCCTTTATaattttgttgttcttttctacactctttctagagtctcagcatctttcttatattgtggtgaccaaaactaaataTTGTATTCCAAGGGTGGTCCTACCAGCACAATATAAACCAGTACAATATTATCCCTCTGTCAATACAGTttagaactgcattggcttttttaatTGCTTTGTACATATCCACATGTTTTATATCTgagttttctttccttctcactAGTCCTTATCTCAATGTTTCATTGGTTGTCTTGAGGTTTATGGAGCCATGGTGGTACAATGatttgaatgcagtattgcaggctaactcagcccatagccaggagtttgatcttgaccttctcaaggttgattcaacctaccatccttctgagatcagtaaaatgagggctcaGACTGTTgtgagcaatatgctgacatttataAACCATTCAGAGGGCTGCAAAGTAGTATGGattggtacataagtctaagtactagtgCTATTTTGCTAGAGGTTAGGTCCGAAAAAttggtttttttcatttaaagCCCTTGGTATAAGGTGAGCCAATTGTTTTCCAAACACAGTCATTCCAAGTAAGTAAATTCTACTTTTTTGTAAAATGGCATTAACATAATTTTGCTATCTGAAAGTACAAATTACCTGCCATCTCTTTTACAACCTGAGAACTTTGGATGTGGGTCCCTAAGATTCTTTCTCCAACCATTATGCAGCTGCAGGCTATGGGCCCTCTTATCTAGCTCTTCTCTAGGCAGAATCTCTTCCCCATCTCTCATGACCATTTCTATATGCCACTGTAAGATCCCTAAGTGGAAAGAGATGCCAGACACTCAAGATGGGTTTAGAAAATGCTGAAGAACATGAGACTCTTGGAGATCTGACCTGTCCTGCAGATTCCAAGGAACAGGTTTATTTTGCAAAGATAGCTAATAATGCACTAACAGTCAAAAACTGAAGCATCTTCAGATTAAatatattgtcaggcctgcagccatcttttcttttggatctttggcctgccacactttctattattctactatgcattttctattgtggggaaatgggaggggggttgtacagttgtagatgatatgtagccataacaaaattatttctagaaagccaaggtcatcctttgtttttgcatttctgTACCtgcctggaactggatgggtggaaatgcgagcatggcagtagaagattggaccatgtgatggacttgtgggtgtgagggcaagatcttgaactttcaactgggtggggaaaaccaggaacttttcagattcgggttttcccagatgtgccaacatggctctcttaataaattggaactttgaggaatgatttgccttggactctgatttaattatgaatgctatttggaaccctgacatatatTTTTCCAGTCCAAGTAATCTTTATACCCGCTGGAACAAAAAAATGCTGATTACCACCTGATGGTGGCAGTACACTCCCCCAAAACTCCAGCAAGCAAGCTGAAAGACCCAAGCAAATATAAAGACGACTTTCTGTGCTGCAAGACCAGAGATTCACCCTAAGGAGTCCTTCTCTGAAGACCATGCATATCTGACTGCTTAAGGATTTCTCTCTCAGCAAAATACAGTTTAATCTCAGGTAAGAGGACCTAGGATAACAGTCAGGAATGAGAAACAAAGGAATCTAAATAATGTATCATTTCATAATTGAGGTGGATGGTGGGAATAATGCAGCATTACCACACTAAAGTGATTATGAGATACAATTTCAGAACAAGGGGAAGATAAGCATGCAATAGAACTACCAAAATCTGGAAAGGTTAACTGGCATGTTTAGTAGTATTgtagtctgatttttttaaatatatatatcaacTTTGAATTCTTAACCAAATCATTTTTTAAGTAAGAGTTGAAAttgggaattattattattattattgcatgagAAAAGCACTGTATGCTATATTGGGGACTGAAGtctgttttgttttcacttttgtttttggggaaacatttATAGCTGAACTTACTTTCTACATTTATTTGCAGAAAAGGATAGATGGCAAAAACAAATCACACCTTGGTGTATGAATTCATCCTGCTTGGATTTGCTGGGTCACCCGAATTACAGATTTTGCTCTTCCTTTTATTCCTGATAATTTATTTCATTACCTTGCTAGGAAATTTTGGGATGTTTCTGTTAATCCAGATAGACTCTCGACTTCACACCCCCATGTACTTCTTCCTTAGTAACCTGTCATTACTTGACCTTTGCTATTCTTCTGTGGTCACCCCAAAGATGTTGATAGATTTtctaaaagaaagcaaaaccatTTCGTTAAGGGAATGTGCAGCACAAATGTGGTTTTTTGCCTTTTTTGTGGCTGCTGAATGTTATCTCTTAGCCTCTATGGCTTATGATCGGTATGTAGCTATTTCTCATCCATTGCTTTATACGGTTATGATGTCTAGGAAAACATGCCTGTTACTCTTAGTTCCACCTTGTTTTGCTGGACTATTAAATGCCATGACACACACAGTTATGACTTTCCAACTAACTTTCTGCAAGTCCAAGATCAATCATTTTTTCTGTGATATCCCTGCTGTCATATCCCTCTCCTGCTCTGAGACACAAATCAACAAGATGGTGCTTTTTATCATGT
Encoded here:
- the LOC116512737 gene encoding olfactory receptor 1009-like, which translates into the protein MAKTNHTLVYEFILLGFAGSPELQILLFLLFLIIYFITLLGNFGMFLLIQIDSRLHTPMYFFLSNLSLLDLCYSSVVTPKMLIDFLKESKTISLRECAAQMWFFAFFVAAECYLLASMAYDRYVAISHPLLYTVMMSRKTCLLLLVPPCFAGLLNAMTHTVMTFQLTFCKSKINHFFCDIPAVISLSCSETQINKMVLFIMSCTHGSLSSIFIIISYIYILCAILRIRSAEGKRKAFSTCYTHLTAVSIFYVTLFCIYVRPSHSFLPAQGKVFSVFYAVVIPMLNPLIYSIRNKEVKDSIGRVIRRKRLP